A single genomic interval of Methylocystis sp. IM3 harbors:
- a CDS encoding M16 family metallopeptidase, whose protein sequence is MSFSTLPPTVSLTPGAAGGSAHAGAEVSHFRLDNGLEVVVIPDARTPVVTHMIWYKNGSADDPIGKSGIAHFLEHLMFKGTKSHPQGEFSNLVAELGGQENAFTSYDYTAYFQRIGKEHLGTLMQFEADRMTNLVLTDEVVAPERDVVLEERRMRTDNDPSAQLDEAVQAALYAHHPYGTPIIGWNHEIESLNREDALAYYDRFYTPENAILIVAGDIDAEEVARLARETYGRIPARSEPPRRNRTKEPPHRAHRLVSLCDEKVEQPAHERVFLVPSYKTAAPGEAEALETLAHMLGGGATSALYETLVVEEKYAVGAGAYYLGSAVDDTRLWVYATPASGVSLEELDEAIDRVLARFMEQPIDEEHLRRARTRLVADAIYAQDSQASLARWYGEALATGLTIEDVAAWPARMEAVTAADVTAAARKWLDKRRAVTGFLLPADA, encoded by the coding sequence ATGTCGTTTTCCACCCTGCCGCCGACCGTCTCGCTCACCCCGGGCGCGGCCGGCGGTTCGGCGCACGCCGGCGCCGAGGTTTCGCATTTCAGGCTCGACAACGGTCTCGAGGTGGTGGTCATCCCTGACGCCCGTACGCCCGTCGTCACCCATATGATCTGGTACAAGAACGGCTCGGCCGACGACCCGATCGGGAAGTCCGGGATCGCCCATTTCCTCGAACATCTGATGTTCAAGGGCACGAAGAGCCATCCGCAGGGCGAATTCTCCAATCTCGTGGCGGAACTGGGCGGCCAGGAAAACGCCTTCACGAGCTATGACTACACGGCCTATTTCCAGCGGATCGGCAAGGAGCACCTCGGCACGCTGATGCAGTTCGAGGCCGACCGCATGACCAATCTCGTGCTGACCGACGAGGTGGTCGCGCCGGAGCGCGACGTGGTGCTGGAAGAGCGTCGCATGCGCACCGACAACGACCCCTCCGCCCAGCTCGACGAGGCGGTGCAGGCGGCGCTCTACGCCCATCACCCCTATGGCACGCCCATCATCGGCTGGAATCACGAGATCGAGAGCCTCAATCGCGAAGACGCGCTCGCCTATTACGACCGCTTCTACACGCCGGAGAATGCAATCCTCATCGTCGCGGGCGACATCGACGCCGAAGAGGTCGCGCGTCTCGCTCGGGAGACCTACGGCCGGATCCCGGCCCGCTCCGAGCCGCCGCGGCGCAACCGGACCAAGGAGCCGCCGCATCGCGCGCATCGCCTGGTCTCGCTCTGCGACGAGAAGGTGGAGCAGCCCGCCCATGAGCGGGTCTTCCTTGTTCCCTCCTACAAGACCGCCGCGCCCGGCGAGGCCGAGGCGCTCGAGACGCTCGCCCACATGCTCGGCGGCGGCGCGACCAGCGCGCTCTATGAGACTCTGGTCGTCGAGGAGAAATACGCCGTGGGCGCGGGCGCCTATTATCTCGGCTCGGCCGTCGACGACACGCGGCTCTGGGTCTATGCGACGCCGGCGTCGGGCGTGTCGCTCGAGGAGCTCGACGAAGCGATCGACCGCGTGCTCGCGCGGTTCATGGAGCAGCCGATCGACGAGGAGCACCTGCGGCGCGCCCGGACGCGACTCGTCGCCGACGCCATTTACGCGCAGGACAGCCAGGCCTCTCTCGCCCGCTGGTATGGCGAGGCGCTGGCGACAGGGCTCACCATCGAGGATGTGGCCGCCTGGCCCGCGCGCATGGAGGCGGTGACGGCCGCCGACGTGACCGCCGCGGCGCGCAAATGGCTCGACAAGCGCCGCGCCGTGACCGGTTTTCTTCTGCCGGCCGACGCCTGA
- a CDS encoding M16 family metallopeptidase — translation MTAHAPAVSMASRAEHVQKVVTPGGITAWLVESYAVPLVALEFSMRGGAAQDPADKPGLATLLASVLDEGAGPYDARGFHRAIDELAIHLGFGADRDSISGHLQTLSKNADKAFELLKLALTEAHLAEPDVARVRSQLVAELKRDANDPDAMAAKAFREAAFPGHPYGRPVRGDLSSIETLSRTDLIAMRERLFARKDLKIAVVGAIDAQTLSDRLDATFGAFAMVNDLIEIAPTTIAGEGSRHIVTLDVPQTTIRFGRTGVTKRDPDYFAVVVANHIFGGGSFTARLFKEVREKRGMAYSVYAQLNEYDQCPMLIGAAATRNERAGEALRVIEEEARRFAEEGPTEDELDKAKKFLIGSYALRFDTSTKIASQLVHLQMDGFEPSYLDERNGRIAAVGLEDCKRAARKLLGDGKLLVAMVGRPEGV, via the coding sequence ATGACCGCCCACGCCCCCGCCGTTTCCATGGCCTCCCGCGCCGAGCATGTGCAGAAGGTCGTCACGCCCGGCGGGATCACCGCCTGGCTGGTCGAGAGCTACGCGGTGCCGCTCGTCGCGCTCGAGTTCTCGATGCGGGGCGGCGCCGCGCAGGACCCGGCCGACAAGCCGGGCCTCGCCACGCTGCTCGCCTCTGTGCTCGACGAAGGCGCGGGCCCCTATGACGCGCGCGGCTTTCACCGCGCCATCGACGAGCTTGCGATCCACCTGGGTTTCGGCGCCGACCGCGACTCGATCTCGGGCCATCTGCAAACCCTGTCGAAGAACGCCGACAAGGCCTTCGAACTTCTGAAACTGGCGCTCACCGAGGCGCATCTCGCCGAGCCGGATGTGGCGCGGGTGCGCAGCCAGCTCGTCGCCGAGTTGAAGCGCGACGCCAACGATCCCGACGCCATGGCCGCGAAGGCCTTCCGCGAGGCGGCCTTTCCCGGACATCCCTATGGGCGCCCGGTGCGCGGCGACCTCTCCTCGATCGAGACGCTGTCGCGCACCGACCTCATCGCGATGCGCGAGCGCCTCTTCGCCCGCAAGGATCTCAAGATCGCCGTGGTTGGCGCGATCGACGCGCAGACGCTCTCGGATCGCCTCGATGCGACCTTCGGCGCCTTCGCCATGGTCAATGATCTGATCGAGATCGCGCCGACGACCATCGCCGGCGAGGGCTCGCGCCACATCGTCACGCTCGACGTGCCGCAGACGACGATCCGCTTCGGCCGCACCGGCGTCACCAAGCGCGATCCGGATTATTTCGCCGTGGTGGTCGCCAATCACATCTTCGGCGGCGGCAGCTTCACGGCGCGGCTGTTCAAGGAAGTGCGCGAGAAGCGCGGCATGGCCTACAGCGTTTACGCGCAGCTCAACGAATATGACCAGTGCCCGATGCTGATCGGCGCCGCAGCGACCAGAAACGAGCGCGCGGGAGAAGCCTTGCGCGTGATCGAGGAAGAGGCGCGCCGCTTTGCGGAAGAAGGGCCGACCGAGGACGAACTCGACAAGGCCAAGAAATTCCTCATCGGCTCCTATGCGCTGCGCTTCGACACCTCGACCAAGATCGCGAGCCAGCTCGTTCACCTCCAGATGGACGGCTTCGAGCCGAGCTATCTCGACGAAAGGAACGGCCGGATCGCCGCCGTGGGCCTGGAAGACTGCAAACGCGCGGCCAGAAAGCTGCTCGGAGACGGGAAGCTGCTCGTGGCGATGGTGGGGCGGCCGGAGGGCGTGTGA
- a CDS encoding class I SAM-dependent methyltransferase has protein sequence MTRVHNVEGTAFIVAEFRDDENREASPLYRDPYVRLFLDEETRKAADCISASFPPVRNNVRLRTRYLDDQLDMQLKRGCRQVVLLGAGLDTRAQRKAAPNVAYFEIDDGETLAFKKAKLEESGITPGATFIAGNYVEAGLGDLLRPQGFDFDRHAHFIWEGNTMYLSQEAIVQVLTQMRREIRSCSVSFDYVAEELIAKKTGEPEVTEIAERFAAIGAPWISGVNDLGALAATCGMRVADKARFADLYRAYWPGRKTDSVMYDYYSICTLDSSAQA, from the coding sequence ATGACCCGTGTCCACAACGTCGAAGGCACAGCTTTCATCGTCGCCGAGTTTCGCGACGACGAAAACAGAGAAGCTTCCCCCCTGTACCGGGACCCGTACGTCCGGCTTTTCCTCGACGAAGAAACAAGGAAGGCTGCGGATTGCATTTCCGCCTCCTTCCCGCCTGTCAGAAACAATGTGCGGCTGAGAACGCGTTACCTGGACGATCAGCTCGACATGCAGCTCAAGCGCGGATGCAGGCAAGTCGTCCTTCTCGGAGCGGGTCTCGACACCAGAGCCCAAAGGAAGGCTGCGCCGAATGTCGCCTATTTCGAAATCGACGATGGCGAGACCCTGGCCTTCAAGAAGGCGAAGCTCGAGGAGAGCGGAATCACTCCCGGCGCGACCTTCATCGCGGGAAACTATGTCGAGGCGGGGCTCGGAGACCTCCTGCGGCCGCAGGGGTTCGATTTCGATCGCCACGCTCACTTCATCTGGGAAGGAAACACCATGTATCTTTCACAGGAAGCGATCGTCCAGGTCCTGACACAGATGCGGCGAGAGATAAGAAGCTGCTCGGTGTCTTTCGATTATGTCGCCGAAGAGCTGATCGCGAAAAAAACCGGAGAGCCAGAGGTGACGGAGATCGCCGAGAGGTTCGCGGCCATCGGCGCCCCGTGGATCTCCGGTGTGAACGACCTCGGAGCCCTGGCCGCCACATGCGGGATGAGGGTCGCCGACAAGGCAAGGTTCGCCGATCTTTATCGCGCCTATTGGCCAGGCAGGAAAACGGACTCGGTCATGTACGATTATTATTCCATTTGCACGCTGGACTCTTCCGCGCAGGCGTGA
- the fabI gene encoding enoyl-ACP reductase FabI — MTQPAAPAAPFAGILAGKKGLILGVANNRSIAWGIAKACADAGAELALTYQVEALEKRVRPLAAELKAHVVGRCDVAEPETIDAVFAEVEKLWGKVDFVVHCLAYSDKDQLDGRYVDTTLDNFLMSMNISCFSFTAIAQRAEKLMPEGGSLLTLTYYGAEKWMPHYNVMGVAKAGLEASVRYLAADLGEKNIRVNAISAGPIKTMAASGIGDFRYILRWNEYNAPLRRVVTIEEVGETAVYLLSPMSRGVSGEILHVDAGYHVVGMMNPAAAPKMADLLALLPQK; from the coding sequence ATGACACAGCCAGCCGCGCCCGCCGCTCCTTTCGCCGGAATTCTCGCCGGGAAAAAGGGCCTGATTCTGGGCGTCGCCAATAACCGCTCGATCGCCTGGGGCATCGCCAAGGCCTGCGCCGACGCCGGCGCGGAGCTCGCCCTCACCTATCAGGTCGAGGCGCTCGAAAAGCGCGTGCGCCCGCTCGCCGCGGAGCTGAAGGCCCATGTCGTCGGCCGCTGCGACGTCGCCGAGCCCGAGACGATCGACGCCGTTTTCGCCGAAGTCGAAAAGCTCTGGGGCAAGGTCGATTTCGTCGTGCACTGCCTCGCCTATTCCGACAAGGACCAGCTCGACGGCCGCTACGTCGACACGACGCTCGACAATTTCCTGATGTCGATGAACATCTCCTGCTTCAGCTTCACGGCGATCGCCCAGCGCGCCGAAAAGCTGATGCCGGAAGGCGGCTCGCTGCTGACGCTCACCTATTACGGCGCCGAGAAATGGATGCCGCATTACAATGTAATGGGCGTCGCCAAGGCGGGGCTCGAGGCCTCCGTGCGCTATCTCGCGGCGGATCTGGGCGAGAAGAACATTCGCGTCAACGCCATCTCGGCCGGCCCGATCAAGACCATGGCCGCCTCCGGCATCGGCGACTTCCGTTATATCCTGCGCTGGAACGAATATAACGCGCCCCTGCGTCGGGTCGTGACGATCGAGGAAGTCGGCGAGACCGCTGTTTACCTGCTCTCGCCCATGTCGCGCGGCGTCTCCGGCGAAATCCTGCATGTGGACGCCGGCTATCATGTCGTTGGCATGATGAACCCCGCCGCCGCGCCGAAGATGGCCGATCTGCTGGCGCTGCTGCCCCAGAAGTGA
- a CDS encoding sigma factor-like helix-turn-helix DNA-binding protein, translating to MSRKAGILERLCDVVPALRRYARALAAGAGPALADELVQSALQSVGARVRARELRPADLDEARIEAYAALTAMAAKRLSHTPRPAPRHPPVVQGLAELSVDDRAALLLVALEGFSYDAAARIAGAPRETLLARLARARATLAVDGMRAPGLDAGARRAASHLRVVK from the coding sequence ATGTCCAGGAAAGCCGGGATCCTCGAAAGGCTCTGCGACGTCGTTCCCGCATTGCGTCGTTACGCCCGCGCGCTCGCCGCAGGCGCCGGCCCGGCGCTTGCCGACGAACTCGTGCAGAGCGCGTTGCAGAGCGTCGGCGCAAGGGTGCGCGCCAGGGAGCTGCGGCCGGCCGATCTCGACGAGGCGCGCATCGAGGCCTATGCGGCGCTGACCGCCATGGCGGCGAAGCGGCTTTCGCATACGCCCCGGCCCGCGCCGCGCCATCCGCCCGTCGTCCAGGGCCTCGCCGAGCTTTCGGTCGACGACCGGGCTGCGCTGCTGCTGGTCGCGCTCGAAGGGTTCAGTTATGACGCGGCGGCGCGCATCGCGGGCGCGCCGCGCGAGACGCTGCTGGCCCGGCTGGCCCGCGCCCGCGCCACACTCGCCGTCGACGGAATGCGGGCGCCCGGCCTGGACGCCGGCGCGCGCCGCGCGGCCTCGCATCTGCGCGTCGTCAAGTAG
- a CDS encoding anti-sigma factor family protein codes for MSSAGFIEETDLHALVDGELDAERRRKVEDHLLQRPEQAALVEGWRRQNAALRAAFEPVAHETPPLSLKDAASRPPLATQGPIETGAIHWGRPGASRPAQRLDEIRAQRRRQAMLSTLLTLLAGAAVAGLAALVIASRHEGPRPPVAASLTQSYAGRASLTYATYAGDARPVEIDSSRRGELMAWLQERVGFSAAPDLSDLGLRLIGGRVTPGVAAPAGLLMYERADGARVGLYVERAEAALAPQGPRAGQGVTAVEWRAGGFAFVLLGALASEDMQAAGERAASAVAAAQEPR; via the coding sequence TTGAGCTCCGCAGGCTTCATCGAGGAAACCGACCTCCACGCCCTCGTTGACGGCGAACTCGACGCCGAACGGCGGCGCAAGGTCGAGGATCATCTTCTTCAGCGCCCGGAACAGGCGGCGCTCGTCGAGGGCTGGCGGCGCCAGAACGCCGCGTTGCGCGCGGCCTTCGAGCCGGTAGCCCATGAGACGCCGCCCCTCTCGCTCAAGGACGCGGCGTCGCGCCCGCCGCTCGCCACGCAGGGGCCGATCGAAACGGGCGCCATCCACTGGGGCCGGCCGGGCGCTTCGCGGCCGGCTCAGCGGCTCGACGAGATTCGCGCCCAGCGGCGCCGGCAGGCCATGCTGTCGACGCTGCTGACGCTCCTCGCCGGCGCCGCCGTGGCGGGGCTCGCGGCGCTCGTGATCGCAAGCCGGCACGAGGGGCCGCGCCCGCCGGTCGCGGCGTCGCTGACGCAGAGCTACGCCGGGCGCGCCAGCCTGACCTACGCGACCTATGCCGGGGATGCGCGCCCGGTCGAGATCGACAGTTCACGCCGCGGCGAACTCATGGCCTGGCTGCAGGAGCGCGTCGGCTTTTCCGCCGCGCCGGATCTTTCGGATCTGGGCCTGCGGCTGATCGGCGGCCGCGTGACGCCGGGGGTCGCGGCGCCCGCCGGCCTGCTCATGTACGAGCGCGCGGACGGCGCGAGGGTCGGACTCTATGTCGAGCGCGCCGAGGCGGCGCTCGCGCCGCAGGGACCGCGCGCGGGGCAGGGCGTGACGGCGGTCGAGTGGCGCGCGGGGGGCTTCGCTTTCGTCCTCCTCGGCGCGCTCGCGTCCGAAGACATGCAGGCCGCCGGCGAACGCGCCGCGAGCGCCGTCGCGGCGGCGCAGGAGCCGCGCTGA
- the ppa gene encoding inorganic diphosphatase encodes MRLDAIPIGVNPPHEVNVVVEVPLGGEPIKYELDKASGTLFVDRFLYTAMRYPGNYGFIPHTLSDDGDPCDVLVANTRPVAPGAVIAVRPIGVLRMTDEAGGDEKIVAVPATRLTPRYTDVHNYTDLQEMTWRRIEHFFVHYKDLEPGKWAKVAGWGDAADARALISAAIERAKAAK; translated from the coding sequence ATGCGTCTCGACGCCATTCCGATCGGCGTGAACCCCCCGCATGAAGTCAATGTCGTCGTCGAAGTGCCGCTCGGCGGGGAGCCGATCAAATATGAACTCGACAAGGCCTCGGGCACGCTGTTCGTCGACCGCTTTCTTTACACGGCGATGCGCTATCCGGGGAACTACGGCTTCATTCCGCACACGCTCTCCGACGACGGCGACCCCTGCGACGTGCTCGTCGCCAATACGCGGCCGGTCGCGCCGGGCGCGGTGATCGCCGTGCGGCCGATCGGCGTGCTGCGCATGACGGACGAAGCGGGCGGGGACGAGAAGATCGTCGCGGTTCCCGCCACGCGCCTCACTCCGCGCTACACGGACGTGCACAATTACACCGACCTCCAGGAGATGACCTGGCGGCGGATCGAGCATTTCTTCGTGCATTACAAGGATCTGGAGCCCGGCAAATGGGCGAAGGTCGCAGGCTGGGGCGACGCCGCCGACGCACGCGCGCTCATTTCCGCGGCGATCGAACGGGCCAAGGCCGCCAAGTAA
- a CDS encoding DUF1636 domain-containing protein has translation MSRKDVRIVVCVSCRDGAEPDSRPGARLLDALRHRLAERNLEIPTEPVECLAVCKRPATIALAAQGKWTYVIGDLDPQAGVDDLIDSALRFGESENGIVAWKDRPICFRKGVVSRTPPLP, from the coding sequence GTGTCCAGGAAGGATGTAAGAATTGTCGTCTGCGTGTCCTGCCGGGACGGGGCGGAGCCGGATTCGCGCCCAGGCGCCCGCCTCCTCGACGCTCTCCGCCACAGGCTCGCCGAGCGCAATCTCGAGATCCCCACCGAGCCCGTCGAATGTCTCGCCGTGTGCAAGCGGCCCGCGACCATCGCCCTCGCGGCTCAGGGAAAATGGACCTATGTGATCGGCGACCTCGATCCGCAGGCCGGCGTCGACGATCTGATCGACTCGGCGCTGCGCTTCGGCGAGAGCGAAAACGGCATCGTCGCCTGGAAAGACCGTCCCATCTGTTTCCGCAAGGGCGTCGTCTCGCGCACGCCGCCGCTGCCCTGA
- a CDS encoding Crp/Fnr family transcriptional regulator — protein sequence MSTQTSDPALGLAAPRKGRANRRNGRAAVAEQPALRDLRLFSLVDEPTLARLALEAKMEALDDGDVIFRQGDPVAAVVVILRGYVKMLRTAPSGDETLIGIRSNGETVGEPPVSPGEAYRISAEAIGPTSVLKIPAARFMRLMRESSALAAAVSQDGNDKIAALVMEIESLKAQNADQRLANFILSLCPPGVEQCRFRLPYDKRLIAARLGVKQETLSRAFAKLREHGVRTETRDILVESVARLALQCDPLGGPARLPSEKSATRRREDAA from the coding sequence GTGTCCACACAGACGAGCGACCCTGCGCTGGGCCTCGCCGCGCCCCGGAAGGGCCGGGCGAACCGCCGCAACGGGCGCGCGGCCGTCGCCGAACAGCCGGCGCTGCGCGATCTGCGCCTTTTCTCCCTTGTCGACGAGCCGACGCTCGCGCGCCTCGCGCTCGAAGCCAAGATGGAAGCTCTCGACGACGGGGACGTCATATTCCGCCAGGGCGATCCTGTCGCGGCGGTCGTCGTCATTCTGCGCGGCTACGTGAAAATGCTCCGCACCGCGCCCAGCGGCGACGAGACGCTGATCGGCATCCGCTCGAACGGCGAGACGGTGGGCGAGCCGCCGGTGAGCCCCGGCGAAGCCTATCGCATCTCGGCCGAGGCGATCGGGCCGACCTCCGTGCTCAAGATCCCCGCCGCCCGCTTCATGAGGCTGATGAGGGAGTCGTCGGCGCTCGCCGCCGCCGTCTCGCAGGATGGCAACGACAAGATCGCAGCGCTCGTGATGGAGATCGAATCGCTCAAGGCCCAGAACGCCGATCAGCGTCTTGCAAACTTCATCCTCTCGCTCTGCCCTCCGGGCGTCGAGCAATGCCGCTTCCGCCTGCCTTACGACAAGCGCCTGATCGCCGCGAGGCTCGGCGTGAAGCAGGAGACCCTGTCGCGGGCCTTCGCAAAGCTCCGGGAGCATGGCGTGCGCACCGAGACGCGCGATATTCTCGTCGAAAGCGTCGCCCGTCTGGCCCTGCAGTGCGACCCGCTCGGCGGACCGGCGAGGCTGCCCTCGGAGAAGTCTGCGACGCGCCGGCGCGAGGACGCGGCGTGA
- the metW gene encoding methionine biosynthesis protein MetW yields the protein MNRIDAPRQDHLLIVDMVERGARVLDVGCGDGALLQLLAQRKNVDGRGVELSQRGVNECVAKGLSVIQGDADTDLADYPDDGFDYVILSQTLQATRRPRDALRNMLRIGRRAIVSFPNFGYWRVRTQLAFRGRMPVTGNLAYSWHDTPNIHLCTIRDFVELIDELGAGIERGVALDHAGVPIRVNAPWWVWNFFGEQAVFLLARGAPPE from the coding sequence ATGAACAGGATCGACGCTCCGCGCCAGGATCATCTTCTCATCGTCGACATGGTCGAACGGGGCGCGCGCGTGCTCGACGTCGGCTGCGGCGACGGCGCGCTGCTGCAGCTTCTCGCGCAGAGAAAGAACGTCGACGGACGCGGCGTGGAGCTCTCGCAGCGCGGCGTCAACGAATGCGTCGCCAAGGGACTCTCCGTCATTCAGGGCGACGCCGACACCGATCTCGCCGACTATCCCGACGACGGCTTCGACTATGTGATCCTCTCGCAGACATTGCAGGCGACGCGCCGGCCGCGCGATGCCTTGCGCAACATGCTGCGCATCGGGCGGCGCGCCATCGTCTCCTTTCCAAACTTCGGCTATTGGCGCGTGCGCACGCAGCTCGCCTTCCGCGGCCGCATGCCGGTCACCGGCAATCTCGCCTACAGCTGGCACGACACGCCCAATATCCACCTTTGCACGATCCGGGATTTCGTGGAGCTGATCGACGAACTGGGCGCCGGCATCGAGCGCGGCGTCGCGCTCGACCACGCCGGCGTGCCGATCCGCGTCAATGCCCCCTGGTGGGTGTGGAATTTCTTCGGCGAGCAGGCGGTGTTTCTGCTCGCCCGCGGCGCGCCGCCCGAATAG
- the metX gene encoding homoserine O-acetyltransferase MetX, producing MLTQSDQAQQAAAEPKATESGGKNSGGKSSGEASGLTGRANGKCVVFPAGQALVTDGGGRIAPLSIGYETYGALNAEKSNAILLCHALTGDQYAAGVNPVTGKPGWWEAMVGPGKPFDTERYFIICSNVVGGCMGTTGPASINPATGRPYGLDFPVVTIRDMVRAQAMLIDHLGIETLFCVAGGSMGGMQVLQWAASYPDRVFAAMPIATAAKHTAQNIGFNEVGRQAVMADPDWRGGRYLEQGVRPEKGLAVARMSAHITYLSEAALQRKFGRKLQDRSAPTFSFDADFQVENYLRYQGLAFVERFDANSYLFVTRACDYFDLAADYGGSLAQAFKDTKTRFCVVAFDSDWLYPTSDSRAIVHALNAGGASVSFVEIESDKGHDAFLLHEPMFIATTRGFLEAAAAARGLKGRA from the coding sequence ATTTTGACCCAATCCGATCAGGCTCAGCAGGCGGCCGCCGAGCCCAAGGCCACGGAGAGCGGCGGCAAGAACAGCGGCGGCAAGAGCAGCGGCGAGGCCAGCGGCCTTACGGGCCGCGCCAATGGCAAGTGCGTCGTCTTTCCGGCCGGGCAGGCGCTCGTCACCGACGGCGGCGGCCGCATTGCGCCGCTTTCCATCGGCTACGAGACCTATGGCGCCCTCAACGCCGAAAAGAGCAACGCCATTCTGCTCTGCCACGCGCTGACCGGCGACCAATATGCGGCCGGCGTCAATCCCGTGACCGGCAAGCCCGGCTGGTGGGAGGCGATGGTCGGGCCGGGCAAGCCTTTCGACACCGAGCGTTATTTCATCATCTGCTCCAATGTCGTGGGCGGCTGCATGGGCACGACGGGGCCGGCGTCGATCAATCCGGCGACAGGTCGGCCCTATGGGCTCGACTTTCCGGTCGTCACCATCCGAGACATGGTGCGCGCCCAGGCGATGCTCATCGACCATCTGGGAATCGAGACGCTGTTTTGCGTCGCGGGCGGCTCCATGGGCGGCATGCAGGTGCTGCAATGGGCGGCGAGCTATCCCGACCGCGTCTTCGCGGCCATGCCCATCGCCACGGCGGCGAAACATACGGCGCAGAACATCGGCTTCAACGAGGTCGGCCGGCAGGCGGTGATGGCCGATCCCGACTGGCGCGGCGGGCGCTATCTCGAACAGGGCGTGCGCCCCGAAAAGGGGCTCGCGGTCGCGCGCATGTCGGCGCACATCACTTATCTGTCGGAGGCCGCGCTTCAGCGCAAATTCGGGCGCAAGCTTCAGGACCGCTCGGCGCCGACCTTCTCCTTCGACGCCGACTTTCAGGTCGAGAACTATCTGCGCTACCAGGGCCTCGCCTTCGTCGAGCGCTTCGACGCCAATTCCTATCTCTTCGTGACGCGCGCCTGCGACTATTTCGATCTCGCGGCCGATTACGGCGGCTCGCTGGCGCAGGCCTTCAAGGACACGAAGACGCGTTTTTGCGTCGTCGCCTTCGATTCCGACTGGCTCTATCCAACTTCGGATTCGCGCGCGATCGTCCATGCGCTCAACGCCGGCGGCGCGTCGGTTTCCTTCGTCGAGATCGAATCCGACAAGGGCCACGACGCCTTTCTGCTGCATGAACCCATGTTCATCGCGACGACGCGCGGCTTTCTCGAAGCGGCCGCCGCGGCGCGCGGGCTGAAGGGACGCGCATGA
- a CDS encoding alpha/beta hydrolase, which yields MNHSEIDVDYVDIEDPAGGAPWRIARRLRPAAPEGDGGPGLVWLGGFASDMASTKASRLDEWARAHGRAFLRFDYSGHGLSGGKFEDGCIGDWLAQAEGVFLRSTRGPQILIGSSMGGWIALLLARRLAERGEDGRLAGLVLLAPAVDFTEELMWKNLDPAAQRDIMEKGAFLRASQYAAEPTPITRRLIEDGRRHLLLGGMMRAHARVHILQGMDDPDVPWRHALTLVEHLSADPVTLTFIADGDHRLSREQDLAQLCAAVELMGAPPAGAPPRDLLSRD from the coding sequence ATGAATCACAGCGAAATAGACGTTGATTACGTCGACATTGAGGACCCTGCCGGCGGCGCGCCCTGGCGCATCGCGCGGCGGCTGCGGCCGGCCGCGCCGGAGGGGGACGGCGGGCCGGGGCTGGTCTGGCTCGGCGGATTCGCCTCCGACATGGCCTCGACCAAGGCTTCCCGTCTCGACGAGTGGGCGCGCGCGCATGGCCGCGCCTTTCTGCGCTTCGATTACTCCGGACACGGACTTTCGGGCGGCAAGTTCGAGGACGGCTGCATCGGCGACTGGCTCGCCCAGGCCGAGGGCGTGTTCCTGCGGTCGACCAGGGGGCCGCAAATCCTGATCGGCAGCTCCATGGGCGGCTGGATCGCTTTGCTGCTCGCCAGGCGCCTGGCCGAACGGGGCGAGGACGGGCGCCTCGCGGGGCTCGTCCTGCTGGCGCCGGCGGTCGATTTCACCGAGGAGTTGATGTGGAAGAACCTCGACCCCGCCGCGCAGCGCGACATCATGGAGAAAGGCGCCTTCCTGCGCGCCTCACAATATGCCGCCGAGCCCACGCCCATCACGCGCCGGCTCATCGAGGACGGGCGCCGGCATCTCCTGCTCGGCGGCATGATGCGCGCGCATGCGCGGGTGCATATCCTGCAAGGCATGGACGACCCCGACGTGCCCTGGCGCCATGCGCTGACGCTCGTCGAGCATCTCTCCGCCGATCCGGTGACGTTGACCTTCATCGCCGACGGAGACCACCGCCTGTCGCGGGAGCAAGACCTCGCCCAGCTTTGCGCCGCCGTCGAGCTGATGGGCGCGCCCCCTGCGGGCGCGCCGCCGCGCGACCTCTTGTCCAGGGATTGA